Proteins co-encoded in one Waddlia chondrophila WSU 86-1044 genomic window:
- a CDS encoding RasGEF domain-containing protein, which produces MTPLTSTIKDIQVPEASPSNIQTFATQAVACFEAIQNACQGIVKNAERQQKYFKLEELRKQIKSLDTSQVKELSQLNQKIRREMRALRNQYQTNSHWLVLTQKQSHLVEIEPSISLVPRVKIHPDDLQASFKEIAALRRGVEKVRALQHLYQKAASLEESDSSELLIEIQRFSDSNLSLSEKILALKQIKWRDKDDKQLDELKALIDPTGKDFVQYFLRGDLKPKDAVNYITVVLKDRLMYNPSVSPLELLKSWPTSIEKKDSDQWIAALMKMESKKSIQDSFTNFTISYLLNCIDPSGLQRCAELNKKRLSSASFAKEVSEVIDTLETFGLDSKEIYQRYRFTTKENLPLQEMEKKMMSALLSESEIKQFAKALKSAVARDWLTFDMKTFMSGSKSFEQLIGNRLKIYDDLAEKYKNALKALSDEKEQAQMISNMLLLCYHLMRSGEFGLSFTLFSSGVDMTKNSCQKGWDIALKKHQKHHDFLEKVCDPVKNLKNLRKLISNRESEKIACVPFFAIVLKDIIQFKEQISQPRDNLIEQLFGDHGHLAKKIVDLLAKGKIEEEEKDWAKSHFFKDIQKLFRIIEMTDAPYAEKNLVRKKIVDILQQERELQLEILKRKRALNQGISLLSLYYSNQTEEESLSSLL; this is translated from the coding sequence ATGACCCCTCTTACAAGTACAATAAAAGACATACAAGTCCCCGAAGCATCGCCTTCGAATATTCAAACATTTGCAACTCAAGCGGTAGCTTGCTTTGAAGCAATCCAAAACGCTTGCCAAGGAATTGTGAAAAACGCCGAGAGGCAGCAAAAATACTTCAAGCTGGAAGAGCTGCGGAAGCAGATCAAAAGCTTAGACACCTCGCAGGTGAAAGAGCTGAGCCAACTCAATCAAAAAATTAGAAGGGAGATGCGCGCGCTAAGAAACCAATATCAGACAAATTCCCATTGGCTTGTATTAACGCAAAAGCAATCCCACCTCGTAGAAATCGAGCCAAGCATTTCTCTTGTTCCCAGGGTAAAAATCCATCCAGACGATCTGCAAGCGTCATTCAAGGAGATCGCAGCACTTCGAAGAGGAGTTGAAAAAGTGCGCGCCCTACAGCATCTTTACCAAAAAGCTGCCTCCTTGGAAGAAAGCGACAGCTCTGAATTACTTATAGAAATCCAACGTTTTTCAGATAGCAATTTGAGCTTGTCAGAAAAAATCCTCGCATTGAAGCAGATCAAATGGAGAGATAAAGATGACAAACAGCTAGACGAATTGAAAGCTCTAATCGACCCAACGGGAAAAGACTTTGTTCAATATTTTCTACGCGGCGACTTAAAGCCAAAAGATGCAGTCAACTACATCACAGTCGTTTTAAAAGACCGCCTCATGTACAACCCTTCAGTGTCTCCTCTTGAGTTGCTGAAGAGTTGGCCAACAAGTATCGAGAAAAAAGACTCTGATCAATGGATAGCTGCCCTGATGAAGATGGAGTCTAAAAAAAGCATCCAGGATTCCTTCACTAATTTTACCATTTCCTATTTATTAAACTGCATCGACCCTTCAGGCCTGCAAAGATGTGCAGAATTGAATAAAAAGCGCCTAAGCAGTGCCTCTTTTGCAAAAGAGGTCTCCGAAGTGATCGATACACTAGAAACATTTGGCCTTGATTCAAAAGAAATCTATCAACGCTACCGCTTCACGACAAAAGAAAACTTGCCGCTTCAGGAAATGGAGAAAAAAATGATGAGCGCACTTTTAAGCGAAAGTGAAATCAAACAATTCGCCAAAGCTTTAAAGAGCGCTGTTGCAAGGGATTGGCTGACATTCGACATGAAAACATTTATGTCTGGATCTAAATCATTTGAACAACTTATCGGCAATCGACTAAAAATTTATGACGACTTGGCAGAAAAATACAAAAATGCTCTCAAAGCCTTGTCTGACGAAAAAGAACAAGCGCAGATGATCAGCAACATGCTTTTGCTATGTTATCACCTTATGCGAAGTGGTGAATTTGGTTTGAGCTTCACGCTTTTTTCTTCAGGAGTCGATATGACAAAAAATTCTTGTCAGAAAGGCTGGGATATTGCCCTGAAAAAGCATCAAAAGCATCACGATTTTCTAGAAAAAGTATGCGACCCCGTAAAAAATTTGAAAAACTTGCGCAAATTGATTTCTAACAGAGAAAGCGAAAAAATCGCATGCGTTCCATTTTTCGCCATTGTCCTGAAAGATATCATCCAGTTTAAAGAGCAAATTTCGCAACCCCGTGACAATTTAATCGAACAGCTATTTGGTGATCACGGTCATCTTGCTAAAAAAATTGTCGACCTATTAGCAAAGGGGAAGATCGAAGAAGAAGAGAAAGACTGGGCAAAAAGCCATTTTTTCAAAGATATTCAAAAGCTTTTCCGAATCATCGAGATGACCGATGCTCCCTATGCCGAGAAAAACCTCGTGAGAAAAAAAATTGTTGACATTCTACAGCAAGAAAGAGAATTGCAACTAGAAATTCTCAAAAGAAAAAGAGCGCTTAATCAGGGGATTTCTCTACTTAGTCTCTATTATAGCAATCAAACAGAAGAAGAGAGTTTATCCTCCTTATTATAA
- the zwf gene encoding glucose-6-phosphate dehydrogenase, with translation MAYDNYKLNPLIEATRQFKIPDSCILVIFGATGDLTARKLVPALYNLASAGQLPAHFACVGFARRNKSHEDFRKEMHEAVCQFSRTKPIDLNLWQSFSEKLFYHQSEFDNDEGYDSLKTFLEQLDNQFSTKGNRVYYLSTQPSFFTLITEKLNSHGLIYKTEDRKKWSRLIIEKPFGHDLSSAKKLQNDLTHHMDESQIYRIDHYLGKETVQNLLVFRFSNPIFESLWNNKHIDHVQITVSEDIGIGTRGHFFEEAGLLRDIVQNHMMQLISLVAMEPPASLYANAIRDEKMKVMESIREFPAGHYDNAIIRGQYAAGMIDGEPVKGYCEEENVDPQSTVETYVAMELKIDNWRWAGVPFFLRAGKRLPKRATEISITFKEAPGFLFEKQASKVDSNILVIRIQPDEGISLKMNCKVPGLSSQIQPVKMDFRYSTYFGSTPPEAYERLICDCMAGDSTLFARADEVLASWKLFTPILQHWQNIRPPSLPYYQAGTWGPEEADNLIEKTGRKWRLL, from the coding sequence ATGGCTTATGATAACTACAAACTTAATCCTCTGATTGAAGCAACGCGCCAATTCAAGATTCCCGATTCATGCATTCTTGTGATTTTTGGAGCAACAGGCGATTTAACCGCACGAAAACTCGTTCCCGCTTTATATAACCTCGCCAGCGCCGGACAACTTCCAGCACATTTTGCTTGTGTCGGATTTGCCAGACGGAACAAATCTCATGAAGATTTCCGCAAAGAGATGCACGAGGCAGTCTGCCAATTTTCCCGTACAAAGCCGATAGATCTAAATCTTTGGCAGTCGTTCAGCGAAAAACTGTTCTATCATCAGTCCGAATTTGACAACGATGAAGGGTATGACTCTCTCAAAACATTTTTGGAGCAGCTTGACAACCAATTCAGCACAAAGGGAAATCGCGTCTACTACCTTTCTACCCAGCCTAGCTTTTTCACGCTGATCACAGAAAAATTAAATAGCCACGGATTGATCTATAAGACAGAAGACCGTAAAAAATGGTCCCGTCTCATCATCGAAAAGCCCTTTGGACACGATTTAAGTTCCGCAAAAAAACTTCAAAATGATCTGACCCATCACATGGATGAAAGCCAGATCTACCGGATCGACCACTACCTTGGGAAAGAGACCGTTCAAAATCTTTTAGTCTTCCGCTTCAGCAACCCAATTTTTGAGTCTCTTTGGAACAATAAGCATATCGATCACGTACAAATTACTGTCAGCGAAGATATTGGAATTGGAACGCGTGGACATTTTTTTGAAGAGGCAGGACTTCTACGCGATATCGTTCAAAATCACATGATGCAGCTTATTTCGCTCGTCGCAATGGAGCCTCCTGCCAGCTTGTATGCCAATGCGATCAGAGATGAAAAAATGAAAGTGATGGAGTCGATTCGCGAGTTTCCGGCCGGTCATTACGACAATGCCATCATCCGTGGGCAATATGCCGCGGGCATGATCGATGGAGAACCGGTCAAAGGATACTGCGAAGAGGAAAATGTCGATCCTCAATCGACAGTGGAAACCTATGTTGCTATGGAGCTAAAAATCGATAACTGGCGTTGGGCTGGAGTGCCGTTTTTCCTGCGAGCAGGAAAAAGGCTTCCCAAAAGAGCAACAGAGATTTCGATTACATTCAAAGAAGCTCCGGGCTTTTTATTCGAGAAGCAGGCTAGCAAGGTAGATTCAAATATCTTAGTCATCCGTATCCAGCCTGATGAAGGAATTTCCCTTAAAATGAACTGCAAAGTTCCCGGATTAAGCAGCCAAATCCAGCCTGTTAAAATGGATTTCCGCTACAGTACCTACTTTGGATCAACACCTCCTGAGGCCTATGAAAGATTAATTTGCGATTGCATGGCAGGCGACAGCACTCTTTTTGCTCGAGCAGATGAGGTGCTCGCTTCGTGGAAGCTGTTTACGCCAATTCTACAGCACTGGCAAAACATCAGGCCACCATCTTTGCCATACTACCAGGCTGGTACATGGGGACCGGAAGAGGCTGACAACCTGATCGAAAAAACCGGCAGAAAATGGCGGCTCTTATAA
- a CDS encoding glucose-6-phosphate dehydrogenase assembly protein OpcA — protein MVKDIKGYLFNLIIYTAEKRRSDYFEQIVHPLIEKFPSRVIHIQCGKEELSHTGIEPCGHASERLMLFSSPENLSKIPFIVLPRLVPDLPVYLLWGDDLTAENPILPKLEKLATRLIFDTESTANLQTFAQKMLNKVETLNTEFMDISWAEIAGWRDVIAQVFNTKSQLDYLRQCNYIHIKYNQLQDEYINHDSVQAIYLQGWLAAQLEWTFKTIEEIDGEHHIEYHGRKVVLTPQKRRTLNPGIIFEISCIDDRNLKTTLTFADQQSKVMIYISTPDHCDVPYSLQLQAMQTGATAMKEMFYFRPSHHYRKMLQTIGKIPWRNF, from the coding sequence ATGGTTAAAGATATTAAAGGATATCTATTCAATCTGATCATCTATACTGCAGAAAAACGGCGCTCCGACTATTTTGAGCAAATCGTACACCCGCTGATCGAAAAATTCCCTTCCAGAGTCATTCATATCCAATGCGGCAAAGAAGAGTTAAGCCATACAGGTATTGAACCATGCGGCCATGCAAGCGAGCGCTTAATGCTCTTTTCATCACCTGAAAACCTCTCAAAAATTCCCTTTATTGTTCTTCCCCGTCTCGTTCCAGATCTTCCCGTCTATTTATTATGGGGAGACGACCTCACAGCAGAAAACCCCATATTGCCGAAATTAGAGAAATTGGCAACACGGTTAATCTTCGATACGGAAAGCACAGCCAATTTACAAACATTTGCTCAGAAAATGCTGAATAAAGTGGAAACGTTAAATACTGAATTCATGGATATCAGCTGGGCAGAGATCGCCGGCTGGAGAGATGTGATCGCCCAAGTATTCAACACCAAGAGTCAACTGGATTATCTAAGGCAATGCAACTATATCCACATTAAATACAATCAGTTGCAAGACGAGTACATCAATCACGACTCGGTGCAAGCGATCTATCTTCAAGGATGGCTTGCTGCACAGCTAGAGTGGACATTCAAGACAATAGAAGAAATCGACGGCGAACATCATATTGAATATCATGGAAGAAAAGTGGTTTTAACGCCTCAAAAGCGGCGCACGTTGAATCCGGGAATTATTTTCGAAATTTCATGCATTGATGATCGCAATCTCAAAACAACATTGACCTTTGCCGACCAGCAATCCAAAGTCATGATCTACATCTCAACACCGGATCACTGCGATGTTCCTTATTCTTTGCAGCTTCAGGCAATGCAAACAGGAGCTACCGCAATGAAAGAGATGTTTTACTTCAGGCCAAGCCATCATTATCGAAAGATGTTGCAAACCATCGGCAAGATCCCGTGGAGAAATTTTTAA
- the pgl gene encoding 6-phosphogluconolactonase, protein MDIIDPLKQSIDERRDLIKGEDKFHTIQICVLHFIKTAEQAISERGVFHVALSGGSTPKAIFQSLADEANRDQIDWSNIYLWWSDERSVDGEDENSNYRMAMDAGLSDLPIPEDHIFRMKGEGDIEAHALEYEELIKKNVPDETFDLVMLGMGEDGHTASLFPETHALHSDGRLVVANFVEKLNTWRLTFTFKLINAARQTVVYVIGENKAKMLKKIIKGDYTPDQLPLQRVGTASNKALIITDNTAGKELYE, encoded by the coding sequence ATGGACATTATCGATCCACTCAAACAATCCATTGACGAAAGAAGAGATTTGATTAAAGGTGAGGACAAATTTCATACGATCCAAATCTGCGTCCTGCATTTTATCAAAACCGCAGAACAGGCGATTTCTGAACGAGGCGTTTTTCATGTAGCTCTGTCGGGCGGCTCCACTCCCAAAGCCATTTTTCAAAGCCTTGCGGACGAGGCCAACCGCGATCAAATCGATTGGAGCAACATCTACCTTTGGTGGAGCGACGAGCGCTCTGTCGATGGAGAAGATGAAAATAGCAATTACCGCATGGCAATGGACGCCGGACTCTCCGATCTTCCTATTCCTGAAGACCATATTTTTCGCATGAAAGGAGAAGGAGACATCGAAGCACATGCATTAGAATACGAAGAGTTGATAAAAAAAAATGTTCCGGATGAAACATTTGATCTCGTGATGTTAGGAATGGGAGAAGACGGACATACGGCATCCCTTTTCCCAGAGACGCATGCTCTGCACTCCGACGGAAGACTTGTTGTCGCTAACTTTGTCGAAAAGCTCAATACTTGGAGGCTTACATTTACCTTCAAACTCATCAACGCAGCTAGACAAACAGTCGTTTATGTCATCGGAGAAAATAAAGCGAAAATGCTAAAAAAAATCATAAAAGGCGACTATACCCCAGACCAGCTTCCACTCCAAAGAGTAGGCACAGCCTCCAATAAAGCTCTAATCATTACCGACAACACTGCGGGAAAAGAGCTCTATGAATGA
- a CDS encoding pseudouridine synthase: MNELRLSKLMSLRGICSRREADRMIEKGLVRANGKVISELGTKVPENAEIELLPHAKKWQAEKVTIILNKPIGYVSTQPEKGYKQALDLITPERQWNSKSFDPKHLRKLSVAGRLDIDSKGILILTQDGVIAKKIIGNESEIEKEYLVRVDGAVTPGIIKRLSFGLVLDNTPLKKANIQQLDEHLMKFTLIEGKKRQIRRMCELVGLKVVDLKRVRIGKIRLGDLPTGYWRYLKKSETI, from the coding sequence ATGAATGAATTGCGTTTATCTAAATTAATGTCTTTGAGAGGGATCTGCTCGCGTCGCGAAGCAGACAGAATGATTGAAAAAGGGCTTGTGCGCGCGAACGGCAAAGTGATCTCCGAGCTCGGTACAAAAGTTCCTGAAAATGCTGAAATAGAGCTTCTACCTCACGCAAAAAAATGGCAGGCGGAAAAAGTAACGATCATTTTAAACAAGCCGATCGGCTACGTTTCCACCCAGCCCGAAAAAGGGTACAAACAAGCTCTCGACTTAATCACGCCGGAAAGGCAGTGGAACAGCAAATCATTCGATCCGAAACATCTCCGAAAGCTATCTGTTGCCGGCCGCCTTGACATTGATTCCAAAGGCATTTTGATTCTCACTCAAGACGGGGTCATCGCCAAAAAAATTATTGGGAATGAATCCGAAATCGAAAAGGAATATCTCGTTCGAGTTGACGGAGCTGTAACCCCAGGAATCATCAAACGCCTGAGCTTTGGGTTGGTATTGGACAATACCCCTTTAAAAAAGGCCAACATTCAGCAATTGGACGAACATCTCATGAAATTCACCCTAATTGAAGGGAAAAAGCGGCAAATTAGACGAATGTGTGAACTCGTCGGATTAAAAGTTGTCGACTTAAAGCGAGTCCGAATCGGTAAAATTAGATTGGGCGATCTTCCAACCGGATATTGGCGTTATTTGAAGAAAAGCGAAACAATTTAA